A window of the Phaseolus vulgaris cultivar G19833 chromosome 5, P. vulgaris v2.0, whole genome shotgun sequence genome harbors these coding sequences:
- the LOC137834566 gene encoding putative methylesterase 12, chloroplastic: MGNSFICRTKKDSKDVGSRSKRMGRSQRKPVSEEELHLQALSMALQQHQLSQRFEGSMSRRIGSSRRHAVSESFSAKQVPVNLENIKIKRFVLIHGEGFGAWCWYKTVALLEEAGLLPVALDLTGSGIDLTDTNSVTTLADYSKPLTVYLENLPEDEKVILVGHSIGGACISYALENYPQKISKAIFLCATMVSDGQKPFDVYADELGSAERFMQESKFLIHGNGKEKPPTGFMFEKEQMKGLYFNQSQAKDVALAMVSMRHSPLGPIMEKLSLSADKYGTGRRFYIQTLDDHALSPDVQEKLVRENPPEGVFKIKGSDHCPFFSKPQSLHKILVEIAQIP; encoded by the exons ATGGGTAACAGTTTTATTTGCAGGACTAAGAAGGATTCGAAAGATGTTGGATCGAGAAGCAAGAGAATGGGTAGATCACAGAGGAAGCCTGTGAGTGAGGAAGAGCTGCATCTTCAGGCCCTGTCTATGGCACTTCAGCAGCATCAATTGTCTCAGAGGTTTGAAGGCTCTATGTCTCGGAGAATTGGCTCCTCTAGAAGGCATGCTGTGTCTGAATCTTTTTCAGCCAAGCAG GTTCCAGTAAATCTGGagaacattaaaataaaaaggtttGTACTAATCCATGGAGAAGGTTTTGGAGCATGGTGCTGGTACAAGACTGTTGCCCTTCTAGAAGAAGCAGGGCTGCTCCCAGTTGCCTTAGATCTTACTGGCTCTGGAATTGATCTCACAGACACTAACAGTGTCACTACATTGGCTGATTATTCAAAACCTTTAACTGTTTATCTTGAAAACCTTCCTGAGGATGAAAAG GTTATTCTTGTTGGTCATAGCATTGGTGGTGCATGTATTTCTTATGCGCTGGAAAATTATCCTCAGAAGATCTCAAAAGCAATTTTCCTTTGTGCTACAATGGTGTCTGATGGTCAAAAACCATTTGATGTTTATGCCGATGAG CTGGGATCTGCTGAACGATTTATGCAAGAATCAAAGTTTTTGATACATGGGAATGGTAAAGAAAAGCCCCCTACAGGATTTATGTTTGAGAAGGAGCAGATGAAAGGGTTATATTTTAACCAATCCCAAGCGAAG GATGTTGCTTTAGCCATGGTTTCCATGAGACACAGCCCTCTTGGTCCAATCATGGAGAAGCTGTCTTTATCTGCTGATAAATATGGCACCGGACGCAGGTTTTACATTCAAACATTGGATGATCATGCACTTTCACCAGATGTCCAAGAGAAGCTTGTGAGGGAAAATCCACCTGAGGGAGTTTTCAAGATCAAAGGCAGTGATCATTGTCCATTCTTCTCCAAGCCACAATCTCTCCACAAAATTTTGGTGGAAATAGCTCAAATTCCATAG
- the LOC137834568 gene encoding B3 domain-containing transcription factor VRN1-like, which translates to MEGRQRNYGGGSAPAERESKHFLKIILPSAIHATQMRIPEEFIKRFGDELSTVATITVPDGRVWKMRLKKCGKDVFFSSKWREFVNYYSLGYGSHLIFRYVGNSKFCVLIFDITAAEICYPPQTRGTNEPNSENWKRSKFEDQQQHQELVVGNGVETTDEDYVNLIRPSQTKGRKKKCYYSHGKQLKSGCSENHSSWEITKDVATASDRLIAKNPFVTCTIKSSRLYVSSEFAGKYLKPGVGTMLQNSNGEQWEVSCSCHSRSRAMIISKGWAKFVRDNDLSEGDLCVLELIKRDPIVLKFTVRGEAQYYDVDV; encoded by the exons ATGGAGGGTCGGCAGAGAAACTACGGCGGAGGGTCGGCGCCGGCGGAGAGGGAATCTAAGCATTTTCTGAAGATCATACTTCCCTCTGCCATTCATGCTACCCAAATG AGAATTCCCGAGGAGTTTATAAAGAGATTTGGAGATGAACTATCAACTGTTGCTACAATTACTGTTCCTGATGGTCGTGTTTGGAAAATGAGGCTGAAGAAATGTGGAAAAGATGTTTTCTTCAGCAGCAAATGGCGAGAGTTTGTAAACTACTATTCTCTGGGGTATGGTTCCCATCTAATTTTCAGATATGTAGGGAACTCAAAATTTTGTGTTCTTATATTTGATATTACTGCTGCTGAGATTTGTTATCCTCCCCAAACACGGGGCACTAATGAACCAAACTCGGAGAATTGGAAGAGATCCAAGTTTGAGGATCAGCAGCAGCACCAAGAGCTTGTGGTGGGGAATGGGGTAGAAACTACTGATGAAGATTATGTGAATTTAATACGTCCGAGTCAGACTAAAGGAAGgaagaaaaaatgttattattctCATGGGAAACAACTCAAAAGTGGATGCAGTGAAAACCACTCTTCTTGGGAGATAACAAAGGATGTTGCTACTGCTAGTGATAGATTAATTGCAAAAAACCCTTTTGTTACTTGTACCATCAAGTCTTCTCGATTG TATGTGTCAAGTGAATTTGCTGGCAAGTATCTGAAGCCAGGTGTTGGTACGATGCTCCAAAATAGTAATGGAGAGCAGTGGGAAGTTTCTTGCTCATGTCATAGCCGTAGCAGAGCAATGATAATATCTAAGGGATGGGCTAAATTTGTGAGGGACAACGATCTATCAGAAGGAGATTTATGTGTGTTGGAGTTGATAAAGAGGGACCCCATTGTGCTAAAATTTACTGTGCGTGGCGAAGCTCAATATTATGACGTTGATGTTTGA
- the LOC137834567 gene encoding regulator of nonsense transcripts UPF3 isoform X3 — MMEERKMKVRSEREKTKVVIRHLPPSLTQSDLFQHIDSHFDSRYNWFSFRPGNTSLKRQRHSRAYIDFNSPHDVFDFAHFFHGHVFVNERGAQHKAIVEYAPSQRVPKPTTKKDGREGTIYKDPDYLEFLKLIAKPHEHLPSAEIQLERKEAEQAGANKETPIVTPLMEYVRQKRAVDTGMQASSAVAKVSRRSRAALPGKPGSGNTKRGSEKKKYVQKDNAKSAARKESKDKSAFIVVPRREDLSAESSMKGISEIEALHGIEGPISGIPLSSDSGKKKILLLKGKQREIPSATEGTVKQQIVQSGNSPISTPAKQNQRRENSGRLIRSILLNNESRQSQSITGTQHKIQILSSENGKRPPRSFGSRSGLNDQHPNHDIAQVNSDGDSKRALDEKFVKRDPHGLGSGEKTEKRTRNKDRPDRGVWTPLRRSDVSHAGSDYSSSSMAQPTLSNPESAEGELKENVTSGNRGSEFSASAGGRGNPSIENGSQRNFARRGASYVVKDDGAVSISEGKPSKKSVGHSAHEKQVWVQKSSSGS; from the exons ATGATGGAAGAAAGGAAGATGAAGGTTCGTTCCGAAAGGGAGAAGACGAAAGTGGTGATTAGGCATTTGCCTCCTTCTCTCACTCAATCCGATCTCTTCCAACACATCGACTCACACTTCGATTCACGCTACAATTGGTTCTCTTTCAGACCCGGCAACACCAG CCTCAAGCGTCAGAGGCATTCCCGAGCCTATATAGACTTCAATTCTCCTCATGATGTGTTCGACTTTGCTCACTTCTTCCATGGACATGTTTTTGTTAACGAGagag GTGCTCAACATAAAGCTATTGTTGAGTACGCCCCTTCCCAGCGTGTTCCGAAGCCTACTACCAAGAAGGATGGACGTGAAGGGACCATATACAAAG ATCCTGACTATCTGGAGTTCCTCAAACTCATTGCAAAGCCACATGAACATCTTCCCAGTGCAGAGATACAATTGGAAAGAAAAGAAGCTGAACAAGCTG GGGCTAACAAGGAAACACCTATTGTCACACCCTTGATGGAATATGTTCGACAGAAACGAGCTGTTGACACTGGTATGCAG GCTTCCTCAGCAGTGGCAAAAGTTAGCAGAAGATCCAGAGCGGCTTTGCCTGGCAAGCCTGGCTCAGGCAATACTAAACGAGGATCTGAAAAGAAAAAG TATGTTCAGAAGGACAATGCCAAGAGTGCTGCTCGCAAAGAGTCAAAAGATAAATCAGCCTTTATTGTGGTTCCCCGGCGAGAGGATCTATCAGCTGAATCAAGTATGAAAGGAATTTCTGAAATTGAAGCAT TGCATGGCATTGAAGGTCCCATTTCTGGAATTCCACTGTCTTCTGACTCAGGAAAGAAAAAAATCCTTCTTCTGAAAGGGAAACAGCGGGAAATTCCCAGT GCCACTGAGGGTACAGTAAAACAGCAAATCGTACAATCTGGAAATTCTCCCATTTCAACTCCTGCGAAACAGAACCAGAGACGTGAAAATAGTGGAAGATTGATCAGGAGCATACTTCTAAATAATGAATCTCGTCAAAGTCAGTCTATTACTGGGACACaacataaaattcaaattttaagcTCAGAGAATGGGAAGAGACCACCTCGTTCTTTTGGCTCAAGGTCTGGGTTAAATGATCAACATCCAAATCATGATATTGCACAAGTTAATTCTGACGGGGATTCTAAAAGGGCTTTGGATGAAAAATTCGTAAAAAGGGATCCTCATGGTTTAGGTAGCGGTGAGAAAACAGAAAAGCGTACTAGAAACAAGGATAGACCTGATCGTGGTGTTTGGACACCCCTTCGTCGTTCTGATGTTTCACATGCTGGTAGTGACTACTCGTCATCCTCAATGGCACAACCTACTCTGTCAAATCCTGAATCTGCTGAAG GAGAACTAAAAGAAAATGTTACTTCTGGGAACAGGGGCAGTGAATTCTCTGCTTCTGCAGGTGGAAGAGGCAATCCTTCTATTGAGAATG GTTCCCAAAGAAATTTTGCACGCCGTGGAGCTTCCTATGTAGTGAAGGATGATGGTGCAGTCAGTATAAGTGAAGGGAAACCTTCCAAGAAAAGTGTTGGGCACAGTGCTCATGAG AAGCAAGTCTGGGTTCAGAAATCTTCTTCAGGGTCTTAA
- the LOC137834567 gene encoding regulator of nonsense transcripts UPF3 isoform X1 — protein MMEERKMKVRSEREKTKVVIRHLPPSLTQSDLFQHIDSHFDSRYNWFSFRPGNTSLKRQRHSRAYIDFNSPHDVFDFAHFFHGHVFVNERGAQHKAIVEYAPSQRVPKPTTKKDGREGTIYKDPDYLEFLKLIAKPHEHLPSAEIQLERKEAEQAGANKETPIVTPLMEYVRQKRAVDTGMQASSAVAKVSRRSRAALPGKPGSGNTKRGSEKKKYVQKDNAKSAARKESKDKSAFIVVPRREDLSAESSMKGISEIEALHGIEGPISGIPLSSDSGKKKILLLKGKQREIPSATEGTVKQQIVQSGNSPISTPAKQNQRRENSGRLIRSILLNNESRQSQSITGTQHKIQILSSENGKRPPRSFGSRSGLNDQHPNHDIAQVNSDGDSKRALDEKFVKRDPHGLGSGEKTEKRTRNKDRPDRGVWTPLRRSDVSHAGSDYSSSSMAQPTLSNPESAEGELKENVTSGNRGSEFSASAGGRGNPSIENGSQRNFARRGASYVVKDDGAVSISEGKPSKKSVGHSAHEVYMSYVDLFWIVYFVDSSCVRYLLCLQKQVWVQKSSSGS, from the exons ATGATGGAAGAAAGGAAGATGAAGGTTCGTTCCGAAAGGGAGAAGACGAAAGTGGTGATTAGGCATTTGCCTCCTTCTCTCACTCAATCCGATCTCTTCCAACACATCGACTCACACTTCGATTCACGCTACAATTGGTTCTCTTTCAGACCCGGCAACACCAG CCTCAAGCGTCAGAGGCATTCCCGAGCCTATATAGACTTCAATTCTCCTCATGATGTGTTCGACTTTGCTCACTTCTTCCATGGACATGTTTTTGTTAACGAGagag GTGCTCAACATAAAGCTATTGTTGAGTACGCCCCTTCCCAGCGTGTTCCGAAGCCTACTACCAAGAAGGATGGACGTGAAGGGACCATATACAAAG ATCCTGACTATCTGGAGTTCCTCAAACTCATTGCAAAGCCACATGAACATCTTCCCAGTGCAGAGATACAATTGGAAAGAAAAGAAGCTGAACAAGCTG GGGCTAACAAGGAAACACCTATTGTCACACCCTTGATGGAATATGTTCGACAGAAACGAGCTGTTGACACTGGTATGCAG GCTTCCTCAGCAGTGGCAAAAGTTAGCAGAAGATCCAGAGCGGCTTTGCCTGGCAAGCCTGGCTCAGGCAATACTAAACGAGGATCTGAAAAGAAAAAG TATGTTCAGAAGGACAATGCCAAGAGTGCTGCTCGCAAAGAGTCAAAAGATAAATCAGCCTTTATTGTGGTTCCCCGGCGAGAGGATCTATCAGCTGAATCAAGTATGAAAGGAATTTCTGAAATTGAAGCAT TGCATGGCATTGAAGGTCCCATTTCTGGAATTCCACTGTCTTCTGACTCAGGAAAGAAAAAAATCCTTCTTCTGAAAGGGAAACAGCGGGAAATTCCCAGT GCCACTGAGGGTACAGTAAAACAGCAAATCGTACAATCTGGAAATTCTCCCATTTCAACTCCTGCGAAACAGAACCAGAGACGTGAAAATAGTGGAAGATTGATCAGGAGCATACTTCTAAATAATGAATCTCGTCAAAGTCAGTCTATTACTGGGACACaacataaaattcaaattttaagcTCAGAGAATGGGAAGAGACCACCTCGTTCTTTTGGCTCAAGGTCTGGGTTAAATGATCAACATCCAAATCATGATATTGCACAAGTTAATTCTGACGGGGATTCTAAAAGGGCTTTGGATGAAAAATTCGTAAAAAGGGATCCTCATGGTTTAGGTAGCGGTGAGAAAACAGAAAAGCGTACTAGAAACAAGGATAGACCTGATCGTGGTGTTTGGACACCCCTTCGTCGTTCTGATGTTTCACATGCTGGTAGTGACTACTCGTCATCCTCAATGGCACAACCTACTCTGTCAAATCCTGAATCTGCTGAAG GAGAACTAAAAGAAAATGTTACTTCTGGGAACAGGGGCAGTGAATTCTCTGCTTCTGCAGGTGGAAGAGGCAATCCTTCTATTGAGAATG GTTCCCAAAGAAATTTTGCACGCCGTGGAGCTTCCTATGTAGTGAAGGATGATGGTGCAGTCAGTATAAGTGAAGGGAAACCTTCCAAGAAAAGTGTTGGGCACAGTGCTCATGAGGTATACATGTCATATGTTGATCTATTTTGGATTGTCTATTTTGTTGATTCATCGTGTGTAAGGTACTTATTATGTCTGCAGAAGCAAGTCTGGGTTCAGAAATCTTCTTCAGGGTCTTAA
- the LOC137834567 gene encoding regulator of nonsense transcripts UPF3 isoform X4: MMEERKMKVRSEREKTKVVIRHLPPSLTQSDLFQHIDSHFDSRYNWFSFRPGNTSLKRQRHSRAYIDFNSPHDVFDFAHFFHGHVFVNERGAQHKAIVEYAPSQRVPKPTTKKDGREGTIYKDPDYLEFLKLIAKPHEHLPSAEIQLERKEAEQAGANKETPIVTPLMEYVRQKRAVDTGMQASSAVAKVSRRSRAALPGKPGSGNTKRGSEKKKYVQKDNAKSAARKESKDKSAFIVVPRREDLSAESMHGIEGPISGIPLSSDSGKKKILLLKGKQREIPSATEGTVKQQIVQSGNSPISTPAKQNQRRENSGRLIRSILLNNESRQSQSITGTQHKIQILSSENGKRPPRSFGSRSGLNDQHPNHDIAQVNSDGDSKRALDEKFVKRDPHGLGSGEKTEKRTRNKDRPDRGVWTPLRRSDVSHAGSDYSSSSMAQPTLSNPESAEGELKENVTSGNRGSEFSASAGGRGNPSIENGSQRNFARRGASYVVKDDGAVSISEGKPSKKSVGHSAHEKQVWVQKSSSGS, encoded by the exons ATGATGGAAGAAAGGAAGATGAAGGTTCGTTCCGAAAGGGAGAAGACGAAAGTGGTGATTAGGCATTTGCCTCCTTCTCTCACTCAATCCGATCTCTTCCAACACATCGACTCACACTTCGATTCACGCTACAATTGGTTCTCTTTCAGACCCGGCAACACCAG CCTCAAGCGTCAGAGGCATTCCCGAGCCTATATAGACTTCAATTCTCCTCATGATGTGTTCGACTTTGCTCACTTCTTCCATGGACATGTTTTTGTTAACGAGagag GTGCTCAACATAAAGCTATTGTTGAGTACGCCCCTTCCCAGCGTGTTCCGAAGCCTACTACCAAGAAGGATGGACGTGAAGGGACCATATACAAAG ATCCTGACTATCTGGAGTTCCTCAAACTCATTGCAAAGCCACATGAACATCTTCCCAGTGCAGAGATACAATTGGAAAGAAAAGAAGCTGAACAAGCTG GGGCTAACAAGGAAACACCTATTGTCACACCCTTGATGGAATATGTTCGACAGAAACGAGCTGTTGACACTGGTATGCAG GCTTCCTCAGCAGTGGCAAAAGTTAGCAGAAGATCCAGAGCGGCTTTGCCTGGCAAGCCTGGCTCAGGCAATACTAAACGAGGATCTGAAAAGAAAAAG TATGTTCAGAAGGACAATGCCAAGAGTGCTGCTCGCAAAGAGTCAAAAGATAAATCAGCCTTTATTGTGGTTCCCCGGCGAGAGGATCTATCAGCTGAATCAA TGCATGGCATTGAAGGTCCCATTTCTGGAATTCCACTGTCTTCTGACTCAGGAAAGAAAAAAATCCTTCTTCTGAAAGGGAAACAGCGGGAAATTCCCAGT GCCACTGAGGGTACAGTAAAACAGCAAATCGTACAATCTGGAAATTCTCCCATTTCAACTCCTGCGAAACAGAACCAGAGACGTGAAAATAGTGGAAGATTGATCAGGAGCATACTTCTAAATAATGAATCTCGTCAAAGTCAGTCTATTACTGGGACACaacataaaattcaaattttaagcTCAGAGAATGGGAAGAGACCACCTCGTTCTTTTGGCTCAAGGTCTGGGTTAAATGATCAACATCCAAATCATGATATTGCACAAGTTAATTCTGACGGGGATTCTAAAAGGGCTTTGGATGAAAAATTCGTAAAAAGGGATCCTCATGGTTTAGGTAGCGGTGAGAAAACAGAAAAGCGTACTAGAAACAAGGATAGACCTGATCGTGGTGTTTGGACACCCCTTCGTCGTTCTGATGTTTCACATGCTGGTAGTGACTACTCGTCATCCTCAATGGCACAACCTACTCTGTCAAATCCTGAATCTGCTGAAG GAGAACTAAAAGAAAATGTTACTTCTGGGAACAGGGGCAGTGAATTCTCTGCTTCTGCAGGTGGAAGAGGCAATCCTTCTATTGAGAATG GTTCCCAAAGAAATTTTGCACGCCGTGGAGCTTCCTATGTAGTGAAGGATGATGGTGCAGTCAGTATAAGTGAAGGGAAACCTTCCAAGAAAAGTGTTGGGCACAGTGCTCATGAG AAGCAAGTCTGGGTTCAGAAATCTTCTTCAGGGTCTTAA
- the LOC137834567 gene encoding regulator of nonsense transcripts UPF3 isoform X2, with amino-acid sequence MMEERKMKVRSEREKTKVVIRHLPPSLTQSDLFQHIDSHFDSRYNWFSFRPGNTSLKRQRHSRAYIDFNSPHDVFDFAHFFHGHVFVNERGAQHKAIVEYAPSQRVPKPTTKKDGREGTIYKDPDYLEFLKLIAKPHEHLPSAEIQLERKEAEQAGANKETPIVTPLMEYVRQKRAVDTGMQASSAVAKVSRRSRAALPGKPGSGNTKRGSEKKKYVQKDNAKSAARKESKDKSAFIVVPRREDLSAESMHGIEGPISGIPLSSDSGKKKILLLKGKQREIPSATEGTVKQQIVQSGNSPISTPAKQNQRRENSGRLIRSILLNNESRQSQSITGTQHKIQILSSENGKRPPRSFGSRSGLNDQHPNHDIAQVNSDGDSKRALDEKFVKRDPHGLGSGEKTEKRTRNKDRPDRGVWTPLRRSDVSHAGSDYSSSSMAQPTLSNPESAEGELKENVTSGNRGSEFSASAGGRGNPSIENGSQRNFARRGASYVVKDDGAVSISEGKPSKKSVGHSAHEVYMSYVDLFWIVYFVDSSCVRYLLCLQKQVWVQKSSSGS; translated from the exons ATGATGGAAGAAAGGAAGATGAAGGTTCGTTCCGAAAGGGAGAAGACGAAAGTGGTGATTAGGCATTTGCCTCCTTCTCTCACTCAATCCGATCTCTTCCAACACATCGACTCACACTTCGATTCACGCTACAATTGGTTCTCTTTCAGACCCGGCAACACCAG CCTCAAGCGTCAGAGGCATTCCCGAGCCTATATAGACTTCAATTCTCCTCATGATGTGTTCGACTTTGCTCACTTCTTCCATGGACATGTTTTTGTTAACGAGagag GTGCTCAACATAAAGCTATTGTTGAGTACGCCCCTTCCCAGCGTGTTCCGAAGCCTACTACCAAGAAGGATGGACGTGAAGGGACCATATACAAAG ATCCTGACTATCTGGAGTTCCTCAAACTCATTGCAAAGCCACATGAACATCTTCCCAGTGCAGAGATACAATTGGAAAGAAAAGAAGCTGAACAAGCTG GGGCTAACAAGGAAACACCTATTGTCACACCCTTGATGGAATATGTTCGACAGAAACGAGCTGTTGACACTGGTATGCAG GCTTCCTCAGCAGTGGCAAAAGTTAGCAGAAGATCCAGAGCGGCTTTGCCTGGCAAGCCTGGCTCAGGCAATACTAAACGAGGATCTGAAAAGAAAAAG TATGTTCAGAAGGACAATGCCAAGAGTGCTGCTCGCAAAGAGTCAAAAGATAAATCAGCCTTTATTGTGGTTCCCCGGCGAGAGGATCTATCAGCTGAATCAA TGCATGGCATTGAAGGTCCCATTTCTGGAATTCCACTGTCTTCTGACTCAGGAAAGAAAAAAATCCTTCTTCTGAAAGGGAAACAGCGGGAAATTCCCAGT GCCACTGAGGGTACAGTAAAACAGCAAATCGTACAATCTGGAAATTCTCCCATTTCAACTCCTGCGAAACAGAACCAGAGACGTGAAAATAGTGGAAGATTGATCAGGAGCATACTTCTAAATAATGAATCTCGTCAAAGTCAGTCTATTACTGGGACACaacataaaattcaaattttaagcTCAGAGAATGGGAAGAGACCACCTCGTTCTTTTGGCTCAAGGTCTGGGTTAAATGATCAACATCCAAATCATGATATTGCACAAGTTAATTCTGACGGGGATTCTAAAAGGGCTTTGGATGAAAAATTCGTAAAAAGGGATCCTCATGGTTTAGGTAGCGGTGAGAAAACAGAAAAGCGTACTAGAAACAAGGATAGACCTGATCGTGGTGTTTGGACACCCCTTCGTCGTTCTGATGTTTCACATGCTGGTAGTGACTACTCGTCATCCTCAATGGCACAACCTACTCTGTCAAATCCTGAATCTGCTGAAG GAGAACTAAAAGAAAATGTTACTTCTGGGAACAGGGGCAGTGAATTCTCTGCTTCTGCAGGTGGAAGAGGCAATCCTTCTATTGAGAATG GTTCCCAAAGAAATTTTGCACGCCGTGGAGCTTCCTATGTAGTGAAGGATGATGGTGCAGTCAGTATAAGTGAAGGGAAACCTTCCAAGAAAAGTGTTGGGCACAGTGCTCATGAGGTATACATGTCATATGTTGATCTATTTTGGATTGTCTATTTTGTTGATTCATCGTGTGTAAGGTACTTATTATGTCTGCAGAAGCAAGTCTGGGTTCAGAAATCTTCTTCAGGGTCTTAA